The nucleotide sequence gaatctcataactaatcagatcttgggtctcttcaggagatcccttcataatatcattttgatcattttttgattttctttttctaggatttcgatccttagaacccataggcctaccacgcttcaggcatgctttaggttcactagctctcatgctaatagatggtcctgctgggacatcaattcggataggcacattctctgcagggatatgtgacttagttatcattttcaaatcagtaaatgcgtctagcatttgatttgctatattctgtaaatggatgatcttctggacctcctaattacatataggggtacgtggatcaaagtgagataatgatgaaactttccacataatttctcttttgatttcctttttctctctccctaattgtggaaaatttatttcatcaaatcgacaatctgcaaatcgagcagtaaataaatcttccgtcaatggttcaagatagcgaataatagagggtgattcaaacccaatatatattcctaaccttctttgggggcccatcttactgcgttgtggtggtgctactggcacatatacagcacatccaaaaattcgtagatgggcaatatttggttcatgaccaaaaactaattgtgacagagaatatttattataatgtgttagtctgagacggataagtgatgctgcgtgcaagatagcatggccccaaatagtagtgggcaattttgttttcataagtagtggtcttgctatcaattgcagtcgtttaataaatgactctgcaaggccattttgagtatgaacataagctaccggatgttcaacttttatcccaactgatagacagtaatcatcaaaagcttgagatgagaattctccagcattatcaaggcgaatagcctttataggataatctgggaattgtgcccttaatcgaattatttgggctaataactttgcaaacgccaggttgcgagatgataataggcacacatgagaccatcttgaagatgcatctatcaggaccataaaatatctaaacaacccacttggtgggtgaataggtccacatatatccccatgtatacgttctaagaaggtaggggactcaataccaaccttcattggtgatggtctagtgatcattttgccttgataacaagcatcacaagaaaattcattatttgtaagaatcttcaggttctttaatggatgcccactcgaattttcagtaattcgtctcatcattattgatccaggatggcccaacggccatgccaaagcacaaaagtatttgaatcagtaaacttatggtttacgatagagtatgcttcaactgtactaatctttgaataatataagccagaagataaagttggtaacttttctacaatgcatttctggccagaaatattctttgtaatacaaagatattccacattcatttcatctattgtctcaacatgatatccatttcggcggatatctataaaactcaacaagtttcttcgggacttggaggagaataatgcattctctataataagttttgttccttagacagaaatacaatagctcttccggagccttcaatcaaacttatattaccagaaattgtagaaacatttgctttttccttatgcaaataagaaaagtatttctgatctttgaatatggcatgggttgttccactatcaactacacaaatatcttcatgattggtctttaatccaaacataatttgaggattatccatattctctgatactttcaaagtagtttctcgagatggcagagtctcgtgctgataacgtgttataaaataaagactgtaaagtaaagacaagtatagagagaaactgatatattattcaaacttcaaacttctgtacataatgaactgaattctcctctatttatagaagaaaggaagctgctgtgtaagctgcttgtaagctgctgtgtaagctgttgctctaaactgttgtgccagatatagataatcttctatcatgggtaatacttatccataacggagtaccgaaaggataagcttcttcaggaggcttatttccaatagagtactaaatagataaatgtatttatggcggagtctcatatggataaacttctttaggaagcttatttacaacagagtactaaatgaacatccataatataatatattcataacagaTCTCAATTTATTACTACTATTTTTGCTTTCACTATATTTATCTCTCTCCACTTTTATCCGAGTAAGTTAAAGGTGAACaaaaaaattaattcttttttaatttaCGAAAATAACAAATATCTTGGACCaattatttttaataactatGACCATAAAGAAAGGTCGGAGCGAGTAATTTGTTGTTAATATATAGTGGAGGTCTTGCGCACAAGTATGCTTTCTGTTTTAGATGGCACCATTTTTAGAAGTGTGTATTTCAACCAGCTATGCAGAGTtgtttatactttatatattgTACCAAAGTGCACTACCACCAATACATTTGGCAATAGTGTGCTTTTCAATAATTTTACCGTTAATAAATCCAGCTCAATGCATAAAGTATTTCGTATTCACACAGGATTCGAAAAGCGTCGCACCCTAAGGGTGTGATGTATAcagtctaccctaatgcaagtGTTAGTGGCTGCTTCCACTGCTCGAACCGCTGACCTATAGACAACTTTACTGTTGCTCCGAGACTCCCATAATATCTTGAGCAATTGCTGCATTGTGATAACCAAGCTCAATACTAGTGGTTTATACACTTGCAAGATCTGTGATGTTGTGCCCATTATTGGTCTGAGCATGTTAACACTACCAAACAGTCACTTTTGAGTCATTTTATTTAGAAGTTGGCACATTTTTAACATTAGACCAGTTATCTGAAATTCGAAAGTGGCCATACATGGTTTGAAAATTCAACATTTAAGGCCAATAATCAGACcacaattttaattttaaaaatgtgACCAATTTCTAGATGAGGCCCCAGAAGTAATCAACCAGGTGTAATAAAGCACTATCTGACTCTGTTGTGGTCTCCACCCTATTAGCAGTAGCGAACACCAAGTAACTTTGTGCTATAAAATGACAGATCGGTAATAAAAGGCCATGTACTAAGAAAGAGCAACTCTATAGACCTTTATCCGGAAAAACTGAAGTACCCAGTTGGATCACTAATTCGTAGATGGACAACCTCTAGAAAGGATCTCCATAGACAGGAGAATAAAATACCATTGTAACTATGCTCGGACTAGAGCCCCTATTCTAGTTCGATATGCCACCAATACATTCTACATTTGAAATTTGGCTTGAACACTGGAATGAACCTGCTGTGAGAGATTTATTAGCCTAGAACAAAGGGCTCTTGGTGAGCCTAGTGAAAAGTATATTTAATTTCTTAAATTGTCACTCAAGTATGCAAGGTTTGGGAATCGGAGAAGGGCCACACTCTAAGGATGTCATGTAGATAACTTACCCTTATACAAGTACTAGTgactgttttcacggctcgaacccctGTCATGTAGACAATTTTACCGTTACTCCAAGGTTCCCCTAATATTTTGAGCAATTGTTGCTTTGTGATAACTAAGTTCAATACTAGTGGTTTGTACCCTTGGAAGCTCTGTGGTGTTGTGCCCATTGGTCTGAGCATGTTAACACTACCAAACAGTCACTTCTGTGTCATTTTATTTTGAGGTTGGCCACATTTTTCAACACTAGACCAGTTATCTGAAATTCGAAAGTGGCCATACATGGTTTGAAAATTCAACATTCACAGCCAATAATCAGATCacattttaaatttttaagaAGTGACCAATTTCTAGATATAAGGCCACAGAAGTAATCACCAGGTGTAATAAAGCACTATCTGACTGTGTTGCGGCCTCCGCCCTTATTAGTAGTAGTGAACACCAAGTAACTTtgtgttgtaaaatgtaagaccGCTAATGAAAGGCCATGTACTAAGAAAGCGCAATTCTATGGGACCTTTATCGGGGAAAAACTAGAAGTGCCCAGTTGGATCACTAATTCGTAGACGGACAACCTCTAGAAAGGATCTCCCTTGAAAGGAGAATAAATACCATTGTAACCAGGCTCAGACTAGAGCCTTACTCTAGGTAGATGTACCAGCAATATATTCTATATTTGAAATTTGGCTTGAACACAGGAATGAACTGCTGTGAGAGATTTATTAGCCTAGATAGAACAAGGGCTCTTGGTGAGCCTAGTGAAAAAGTAGAGTTAATTTCTTAAATGGTCACTCAAGTTCCCGTAATTAAACAGTTAACTCATTTATGGAGATTGTGGATCTTCTTGGAGATTATGAATAATCAGGTTCAGTAACTTTTAAGTAAAGATTACATTTTTAAGCGTGAATGGGAACATTGGAGCAACGGTCAGGTTGtttccgtgtgacctataggtcacgagttcgagtcgTGGAATCAACCACTGATACTTGCATcagggtaggctgcctacatcaaACCCCCTTAGGGTGCGGCCCTTCCTGCGTGAACGCAATATACTTTATACACCGGGTTATCTGTTTTTTTTAGTTACATTTTTAAGCATAGAGCACAACCAATATGCATTCTACCAACCAATGAAGTTACAGTGACTATCATGCAAGCATTTTCAACATTAAAGAATTTAACAAAACTTGAGGAGTTTATGGCCTTTATCTTCCAAATATCCTACAAAATGACAATAATATGGCAATAACAAGAATGACTTGGACATCTGCATCTGTTTCTTGAATGGTTGTTTTTTAAATGCTATCTCTTTCTTTCTGCCCGAAAGACTTCTTCAATCCAGCTTCACTGAAGAGAACAAGTAATGTACAAACCAGAAAGAGGAAAGGAACCCGACTGTGCCTGTCGCGAGCATGATTGCCAAGACCATAAAGAGAGAATATCCGAGGTAAAGTGTGGCGGAAACAGGACCACTCAAGCTCTTGAGATCGAAGATTAGATAGTTAACGGAGTATAAGAAAATGTATATAGCAACTGATCCAGAAGCGAAGAAAGATTTCCACCACCATTTCCAGTCCTCCACACAAAGATGCATGTAGGTAAGAACAAGAGACACCTCAGCACAAACCACGACAAGGAGGATCATGACAATGAGGAGGAAACCAAAGACATAGTACACACGACCCATCCAAAGACTCGACATGATGAAGAAGAGCTCAATGAAAAGAGTACCGAAAGGAAGGGTGCCTGCACCCAAAACTAATAACCAAGATGGATACTTTTGTGGCGGGATTTCACGTGGGATTTGGTTGATTCGAACGGGGTATTCAATGTGAGGAGCCTTCGCCCCAAAATAACCACCGAGCAGGGTCAGAGGAACTGAAATGCAGAACCAAAGTAAAATGAGGACGACAAACAAAGAAAACGGAATGGCTCCTGTGCTGTGACTACCCCATAGCAGGAAGTTCAATGTGGTTAGAATGAAGAAAGCGATTCCGGGGAAGAAACAAGCAGCTTTCCATGAGACTGAAACCCAGCCCTTATGATTGCCACAGAAGATTGTCCTCCAAAGACGAACAGCAACATAACCAGCTACAACCCCGAGTATCATATAGAAGAATAGCATGCCTGTAATCAATGTTCCACGGGAAGCTGGGGACATAAATCCGAGGGCAGCAAACATGATAGTCACAACACCCATCCCTAGGATTTGAACCTCATCTCCAACCATCACACACAAAAGCGCCGGATTACTTGGAGCCCTGAAAACATCACTCACTACAAGTTTCCACCCAGATAGCTCCTCGTTCATTTGGGCTTGGGCCTCTTTGTCGAGTTCCTCATACCTTGTAAGATCCCGCCTAACAGTTCTCAAGAAGATTACAAGCACGATTCCAGCCAAGAAAGTGATCACCATAAGTGAGTTAAGGATAGAGAACCAGTGCACCTTTGCACCTTCCATCTTCAAATAAGCATCCCATCTTGACGGCCATTTGATGTCACTTTCGACAAAGTTCACCTCATAAGTAAAAGACACAGGCTCGTTTTCTTTAATAGCCATGGCGACTGTTGTAGGATCGCACTTAATTGGAGTTGGGTACTTACTGTACAGTTTCAAGTTTTTGGCTGAATCAGGGGTATGCTGGACACTACAAGGAACAACCTCAAACCCAACAACCTCGTAACCAGGTGCCTCCGATCCACCATTTCCAATCGTCGAGATCACCTCAGCTGCATCACCAGTACCCATAACCCTAGCCACATTGGTCTCCTCATACTTATGAACAAGAACAGTAAACTTCAAGTGATTAAACACATAATATGCATCTTGAACCCTAATCCCAATCGGATAACCCGTCCAACGCAAGAAATAACCGTCCTTCCTCGTATAACGAATAGCAGGCAAATTATCAAGAATCAAATTCACTTGATACATCTCATCAATCCTCTTCTTTAAAAGCTTAAACTCCTCACCAGACAAAGATTTAGTTTGACACAAGAAAATCTCGGTCTCATTCGTATACATCTTAAACCTATAAGGAGAATTCTCAATCCTATCACCCATAAGAAGCTCACCAAGATTCTCAGCACTATCTTTAACACCCTCTTGGGGTTGACAAAAAGGCAAGCTATAGTAACTATAAGGCAACTCAGTGTCAATTGAGGTCAATGAATTGACTTTAACATTCAAAAAATCACCAACCCCATATTTGCGAGGGTAACTACCAGGCAGATAAAACCCATGACCCAATTCAGATGCTAAGCAGATAAACAAAACCCAAATCTTGAATTTGTCTAAAGATCTCATTTTTAGTTGTTTCTTGATCAGATCTGTAGGTAAAATGCCAGGATCAGTGGAGTTTCCAAGTGGGGTTTTACACAAGATTCAAGATTCAGTCTTTAAAACAAGAAAATttacagaaaaagaaaatgacaGGGAATATTaaagggtttaggtgaaaaatgTAGAGATCTAACTCACCTCCAAAAGGTATTCCGAGCAGAGATTGTGGAGCGACAGAAGAAGAAGAGATCTGGAAGTCAAGAATTTATATGAGCAGAGATTGAGGGCCCACTTGCGAAATGACTGACTTATGTCCTAATCAATAGAATGGAGATTCTAGTCATCTAGTGGGCATTTGGACATTATATTGtttgtaaatataaataaatacataaaattaTTCACAAAACAATATTTGCATTTACAAATTacatttaatattattttaaacttcAACTGAGTTAAATTTATATTCAAATacaatttcaatttctaaataaTTGTTTGTAACTGCAACTTTggaaaattgttttttttttcaatttcagctAAATATTAactgctgaaaaagaaaaataaagctaAATATTGTATTGACCATATAGATATGTCTTatttgatgtgataaaattatctAGACAGAAACAGGCCCCTAGAGGAGAGGAAACCATGTAAAATGTGTGGGGAACTTAGATGGTATTGAAATGTTGTATATAAGTGAGGTGGCAAAGAATTGCAATCACTAAACTgtaagttttattttaaaagttttcatttgctTTTATTTCAAAGACAATTAGATAAGATTAAAAATTACCGCATTCGCCAAAAGATGCAAGTAGCACGTATCGAGGATGAAATGAGAAAATATCACTTGAAATGGTTTGGTCATATCCTGTGTCGACCTACGCATCGGTTTGTAGGTGCGAAAATATGATGAATGAGGTGTTAAAAAGGGACGAGGTAGATCTAAAAGCACATGGAAGAAAATTATTTCGAAAGACCTACAAATCCTTGAAATCAATGCAGACTTAACCATATTAATAGAACACAACGAAAGAGAAAAATCCATATAGGTGATATCAACTAGTTGGATATATTTGGTAGAGAActttaaatattattattattattagtagtaGTATCTTATTTTTTACgctcacttttattttattttgattatgATAATAATACGAGTTGAGCTTAATGAAAGAAATGCGAATTCATACTCCCAACTGCAACTTGTTTGGAATTGAGGCGTTGTTATTGTTTATCTTACACACTCTCACTCTCTCTAATCATTCATAATTACTTACTATGTGTTATGAATACATTGAATGTATCCCTAAATATTCGTATGCTTTGTACCCTCTAAATCTTAAATACTTCACTTATAGCTCTTGTAACTTTAGCGTCCATATAAATAGAATCTTTGGTTCCCGTAAAAGAAACAAATAAGCGAGATTACGTAATAACAGTCTATACTCTTCTATTTTTGCATCTCTCGTCAGTTCTAGTATTATATGCTTAAAATTATGCAGTtagtacaagtaaagttttaaAGATAATCGACTTTTGGCGTAAATATTTGGGAGACgtaaaaagaaataaaggaaaaagaacaACTTTTCCTGCAACTTGACTTCTGCTGGGAAGATCTGAATTGCCAAGTCAAAGCTAACAATATTATATCTCCAGACAAAAGAGAACGgtaaaaacaaaaaacaagatCAGGGGTAATAGAGGTTAAAGCATTTTAATCACTTGCCTTGAGAAGAAACGATATCCTCTAATCAGCTACCTATAATTTGAATAGAAGAAAATACGACAGACACAGGAATTGAAATAGATTAAACGGATTGCTGCTTAGATATTGCAATAGCCCGGTTTGATTGTTTATCctttccaaaactcgcgccgaaccatatcaaatcaactcggaataaactcaaattttgcacacaaaccccaaatgacataacgaagctattccaattcccgaaaccacaatcTGAATGTGGGAGATTTTCCATTGTGTTTACCTTTTTCTGAGCCAAggactcccttaactgttaaattttcgaaaatttcttaaCCGTGTTACCGTAAATTAAAGTATACCGAATAAATGAGTAAAATTAGATAACAAAAAGGGCTATGTAGATATCTGACTAGCTACAATTTGAATAGAAGAAAATATAAACTTACAATGATCTCATACGTTTTGTTTATCGATCTGTTGTGAAAAGGATCATATAACTTGTTGTAGACAGTAACACACAAGTCAAATAAGGGACATATAACTCCAATAGTATTTGTAATGAGCTATAAAACCAATAAGAGGAAAGAGGTAGTAGCAGAAAGATTAATTCCCCTTGTGCAATGTACAGCTTCATTCCATCAAGAACATGAAATCTTGAAACCTAATCATGAAAGTTTAACTAATATGTCCAATAAAGTAGAACACAGCGATAACATAATCTACATCATGATGGGAATAAACATTTTAGTAGTTGAAAAATGACTAATGTTTATCTAACTTTGGCACCTAATCCTTGTGATTTAGGGCGTCTAACGGCAACTAATGGATTGACTATACCTTGTGAATTTTTCCCAAGTCCCGTGCCTTCAACAAACCCCATCTTTGCCATCATCTTTGATCCAAATCCCTTAGTATGCATCTCAAATCCTGCAAATCCAATAGATGATTCCTTCCTTGAGGATTTCCCACTTCTACTGACAACTTCAGCACTCCGAACAGCTGATTTGGGTAGAAAATCCTTCTTTGCTGATCCACTACTTGTTTCTGGGATTTCAGCTCCCAATCCAAGAGCTTTTGGTCGCTGGCGCGCTTCAATAGGCTCTGATATGCCCTGTCCATCTTTTCCTAAACCTCTACCTTCTTGATAACCCATTTTTGCCATCATTTTCGAGCCAAAACCTGTGGTGTGCATCTCAAATGCACCGTATTCGATTGAGTTGGTCACAACCTTTGTTTCATGGAAGCTGTTGGTTGCCTCGGTTGTTTCAATTGATTTCTCCTCAACTGTCTCGGAACACATCATACCACTTGAAATAAAGGAGACAGGAAGAGAGGCATAGGAGCCTGTTTTCTGATCCCTTCTTTTCTCTGTACGTGCACGTGGATTTACCGAGGTTTTAAACAATTTGCTTGAGCCAGATTGTCCATCACTACCCATTGAAGACTTTTTTGTTGCATATCCATCCTTTCTCTGACTTTGTATACCGGTGACTGTGAAATCAGAATCTTCGTCACCAGCTCCTATCAACTGAATGTTCAAAAGTGGAGATCTCATCGTCAGACAAAAACAGGCATCTTTTACAAATGTTCAGACCAAATGAAAGGAATGTATTATCTAAACCAAACAATTAAACTCTTCGACAGACTGGAGGGCGTTAAGCAACATAACCTTCTCCAAACGAATTTTATCACTGGCAGAAGGCATAGACGTATGTTGTGTCTTGGTAACTGTCACGAACCTGAAAAAGAGGAACAAGGATAACTTCAACGAGTACAATTTTCTTCCTGTAGCAGATCACTTGTAAGATACATGTTTCTTTGAGGACACATCTAAGATACATATTCAAAGCCATCAAATTAAGTAGAGATGGACAAGCCACAGAGAACAGACGTAGAACTCTTGTTTATGATTTCACATCTTCTCATAAAAGAGCTTCTCCATTACTAATATTCACATCTTAAGATAAAAATCCTTCTATCCATCGAATAAgtgaccaaaatcaccataactTTCACAACTAACTAAAAGCCAATAGAAACACATCTATTTAAGGCCACGAAAATAAAGAAATGTTGGAATATTGCTATCCTTTTTCTTAATTAAGAAAGTTTTGGAATATTAGTAAATACATCTGCACTTGCACACcttggctttatacattatttacACGTTAAATGAAAGTTCCCCTCCTGATCATCATTGAAAATCACACTCTGGAAAGCCTACAAAGGGAAAAACCATCATATGCACAACTTATCCTACCTCTTCTTGCCAGAACCTTGGGAAACGCTTCGCACGCGGTATATTGCTGCTAATCTCTGAACCTGTGCATTTTCAGCACTGAGTGTCATAACAAGTGATATATAGTACATGGAGCTCATAAACGTTACTTGGCTGTATGCATGCAAGTTACTTTCATAGAAGTTGGTTAGCCTTAATTATTAAAACCAGTGTTTTGAATAGCGTGAGGCGACAAATAGCGATGAGGACCCGCTTCACTGAGGCGAGAGGCGAGAAGCGAGGCGCTCGCCTTTATGATGTGAAGcgacaatttatataaaaaaataaaatattaaatttgcatatatatatatatatatatatatatatatatatatatatatatatatatatatatatatatatatataaatagcaataatatattaataaatatatcaattcaa is from Nicotiana tabacum cultivar K326 chromosome 18, ASM71507v2, whole genome shotgun sequence and encodes:
- the LOC107801766 gene encoding transmembrane 9 superfamily member 11-like, giving the protein MRSLDKFKIWVLFICLASELGHGFYLPGSYPRKYGVGDFLNVKVNSLTSIDTELPYSYYSLPFCQPQEGVKDSAENLGELLMGDRIENSPYRFKMYTNETEIFLCQTKSLSGEEFKLLKKRIDEMYQVNLILDNLPAIRYTRKDGYFLRWTGYPIGIRVQDAYYVFNHLKFTVLVHKYEETNVARVMGTGDAAEVISTIGNGGSEAPGYEVVGFEVVPCSVQHTPDSAKNLKLYSKYPTPIKCDPTTVAMAIKENEPVSFTYEVNFVESDIKWPSRWDAYLKMEGAKVHWFSILNSLMVITFLAGIVLVIFLRTVRRDLTRYEELDKEAQAQMNEELSGWKLVVSDVFRAPSNPALLCVMVGDEVQILGMGVVTIMFAALGFMSPASRGTLITGMLFFYMILGVVAGYVAVRLWRTIFCGNHKGWVSVSWKAACFFPGIAFFILTTLNFLLWGSHSTGAIPFSLFVVLILLWFCISVPLTLLGGYFGAKAPHIEYPVRINQIPREIPPQKYPSWLLVLGAGTLPFGTLFIELFFIMSSLWMGRVYYVFGFLLIVMILLVVVCAEVSLVLTYMHLCVEDWKWWWKSFFASGSVAIYIFLYSVNYLIFDLKSLSGPVSATLYLGYSLFMVLAIMLATGTVGFLSSFWFVHYLFSSVKLD